The following DNA comes from Fusarium verticillioides 7600 chromosome 9, whole genome shotgun sequence.
TATATGAGCCACTGCAGCAGCGCTATGTTTCAAAGAGTGAAAGAAGCATGACCTAGCCACTCATGAACCCTGAAACACTGTGAGCGATGCTACTGTTCGTCAGCGGAACGTGCAAAGCAGATGGCCACGTTTGGGATGCCCGCGGGGTCCGAAGAAGCAGGCAAATCCCTGCAAATTACAGGGATGCTGGTTTGGAAAAACTTAGGGTAAGTTGACGATACTCTGATTCGGGACATAAGATACTTTCTTGTTTCCTCTGGTGGTTCATGTACAAAGCCAGTCACTAATGGACACTGCAATTGCCTGATCATCGTTGTCGTCTAGTCGAGCTCTTACTGTCCAGTGATAGCACTCATTCCTTGATCCTACTTGGGATACTTAAAAAAGACGGGCGGTATCCACCGATCTGATGGTTGAAATGTATGGTCCCACCATCACAATGCCCATAAAGCTCCAGGCTTACAAGATGCTCCGGCATCTAAGCAAAAGATATAAGATATTCCTGAGGAAGTGAGATTGAGAGAAGTGGCTCAGGCTACCTACCTTTGAACCTTTGAAGGACTTACTCCAGCCAGGCGATTagttgaacttgacataAAATGAGTACATGACAACCCTATTTTGAGCTGTTAAAGACACAAGTAGAGAACTAGCTAGTAAGGCTTTGGTCTAAAAAAGATTATATCTTGTGCCCTTttactaggttctctctgccggaataagctctcagccgcaagtctcaactgcaaataacacttctagcccacaacttagacatcgataccacgatgaTTGACtaatggctacagcataaagctaaTATGATATGAACCTAAATGATGATTCCTTAGCCGGCCTCGGAGGTGCCCTTTTACAAATAACTCTACTTGTCCCGTTTCCATTCAGGGGGCTATGTTAGCTCATATCCCCAACGTCATGGAGTGGCGTCTGCGGCTGAAGAATAGCAGGAGTCAACGAGCCATATGCACAAAATAGGATCTGGACTATGCCCGATAGCTTGGAGGACTAGATCCCACAAGGCTGAAAGAGTACTGAAGTCTTAGAACCTGGAACATTGATAACTGAACTGATTAATAGTTAACACTTCCAGCATCTCAACGAGATATATTAAGCTAATATACTAAGGAATTCTACTCTTGTGTTTTAGAAGATAACATGCTTATCAACCTAATTGAATTAAGGTTTCTAATCAAAAATAGCTTAATATGCTTTTATGATAACTCTGTGACAAAgttgagaggttgaaagaGACTTCAGCCTTCAGGGCACAAAAGTAAAAGAAACACCAATATTATGACTCAATGGGTAAGTTTGTTGGCAGTTGCTGGGTGGGGTATAAAGAGTCGTCCTGATCCCTCATTGCTAGTCGCCAATTTAACGtctttcaacctcaaacaaCCAGACTTCACACATCATTCTGCCACTTCCCAACATGAAGATTAGCGTTTTCTCACTCGCTCTCGTCGCTGCCCTGGCTGGCATTGGAGAAGCGGGAACCTGCATGGCTGGTTTATTGTATTGCGGCCAAAGCCTCCTTAACATTGGTGAATTCTTTGCCTCCTTTACCTCAGTCTAGGTCATCTCTAACAAGTCGTATCTTAGATCCCTTCAAATACTTCCCCAGGATCACCAAGGAACTCACCCGCGCGACCAACCAAACATTGTTCACAGCGCACAATATCTCGGATACCCTCTTCCTATGCCGCCGCGGCCCCAAAGGACGATATCATGAAGGAAATATTCTGTTATTCAAGCACTGCGATGGTCACTGCCGGTACCAAACCGTTGGATATGACGATACCTGTCACGAGTAAGTGTGGCACACACAGCAGAGGGTCACATAAGAGAGGGTTAAAAGAGCCTTGATTCTATCATAGGATGGGGGAATCGGAGCTCCTTATATACATATGGAGAATCTGATCCATGTCACGGAAGCTAGGCCGATCAGGGCTATCCTATCTTTTAACAGTAGGGCCTCTTTTATCTGCTGGAATTTGGGGttcatgatggatgttgaagtAATTATTTAAGCCAAGGCTCAGCTAAGAGGTCGGTTGGAGTGGCCCTAAGTGATGGCTCAAATCTCATCAGTCTTGCAATTAGCTTCTCTGTAGCTCTTACCTCATCTATCGTGAActgcttttcttttccattATTAAAATAAACCTTTTCCATCTAACTTTGCAGAGTCTAAGTATCCACCTTGCTCATTTCTTGATAGATTGACGATTAACTGATTAAGTTAttataaaagtatattatTCTATTTCAAGTTAAGAGACTTATCTTTATTAAGGCTATATATTTATTACCTTTTAAAACTTATAGTTAAATGGTATTTCTTAGTATAGTAACTTAatattattttttttaaatttTCATAAGCTCTGAGTATAAATTAATAGATTGATGTTGGAAATATATAAATGTCGTACTCTTAACAATGAATTGCTCATCTCTCAATCcagtttctcatcaatctgAGAAGCCCTGCTGTAGCCAAGTAATTATTTCTCTCTTGTCCCATCTTTGTATTCCTCGAAAAGCCCAGAATGTCCCCAATCCCCCGAGGCCTCGTGATTCTCACGCAGCCAATTAAGAATCGTGCTTTGATGCACAGGACTCTCGGTATGGTCGAGAGGGCtagtcaagaacaagacttAGCTCATTTCACCAAAGCAATGCTGAAGTAAGAGCCCAGCACGGTGATGGCACTTGACGAACCACCACTTACAGGAACACAGAAACCCATCTCACAAAAGCCCCTCCGATCGAACCCCTCATGTGACAGTCTTGCTGTCGACCGATGGCCAAGCTAAGAAGAACAGATCTCAGACTGCCCATATATaccatgatgagaaaggaaaCTACAGACGACATGCCTTATACAAGGAGCGAGCAAACAAGTCCACCGGTAATTGAGTCAACCTCCTGTGGGGAAGTTAGGTGCGGGCGTTGAATCACACAGACTTCAATATTGTCTACCTCTCAAGCTTTGAGAGCTCGCCCCTTGTGGGGCTCTGACTAGCTACCTTGCCTTAACTTTCATTCAATAACACATTAATATGTACCGAGCAAAAATCCCAAGTCTTATCCTGTAGAAGAACGCGCATCCCTCCAGGCGATGATCGTCGATCCGTAACGCCCACATACGACAGATTCCTCATAACCTGACCAGCAGGTGCAGAGTATTGTTCGTAGCCGCCagcccaagaccaagaccagcatAATAAGGCACGGCGCAGAAGTTCTTGTTGCTAAAAAAGAACCAGTTGCTCAACGAGACCCAACTCTCATCTCTGATCATAGACTCAGGGGAACGGATTACGACAAAGCCTAGTTCATCTAAATAGTATCACGTGCCTCCGGGCTCCACGCGTGGTGAACGCAAAGGCCTGGTCCTTTTCATATTTTACAACTGCAAGCCACGGCTCGCAACCACCATGATAAAACCAACTTCTCTGAGACCGATTAGCCAGAGACCCGTGGCGTGGTCAATCACTTTTACTTCCTACAATCCACTGTATAAGCGCCGTCGACACCAGTCTCAAATGGCAGCACAAAAATATAAATGCGGCGTTGATGCAGAACCGCTGCATCGTTACGAAGCTGGTGGCTACCATCCCCTGGCTCTGGACGATGTCTTAGAAGGTGGGCGATATAAAATCCTCCATAAGCTAGGCTGGGGTAGCTACTCTACTACATGGGCTGCAAAAGACCAGAGGTATGTCTGTCATCCGGGGTTACCATGCAAACACTAACTTGAACAAGAGATGATCTTTATGTTGCCCTCAAGGTGGCAACATCTGAAGCGAAAGAGAGCAGGGAGCTTAAAGTGCTACAAGctgtttcttctctgcccAACAATCACCCTGGGTGGCATTATGTGAATAAAATGCTAGACCATTTCACCCTTGTTGGCCCCAACGGTTCACACGATTGTTtggtccttgaacttgtcgGCCCTAACGTTGCAGATATTGTTGACAAACACCTCAAGGATTCCAGACTTCCTTCGAATGCCGCGAGATTGTTCTCCAAGCAGATTCTTCAAGGGCTTGATTTTCTTTCTGCTAGCAACATTTGCCATGGCGGTGAGAGGTCAATATCTTATACTCTTTCTTCGGATGTCGCTAAATTACTTCATAGATATTCATACAAGAAATCTGGCTTTAACGATACCAAACTTACATTCACTTAGTGAGAGAGATTTTAtagccaagcttggtgaacCCGACACAGGTTTGGTATTGGGACCCGATGACGAGCCTCTACCAAAGAATCTGCCTACGCAAATTGTCAGACCTGCATCCTTTAGACACCGAGAGGTTCAGCGTATACTAGCTGAGCCATCGATCAAAATTATTGATTTCGGTGAAGCATTTCTTAGCGATGATGCGCCAAGCACGTTACATAGCCCGCTACCAGTGCGCGCTCCAGAAATTGTTTTCGGAGACAAGCTCGATCACCGTGTTGACCTTTGGAGCACTGGCTGTTTAGTAAGTGCATTTTGCAAGCTCAGTCATTACTCAACTAATGAGCGCAGATCTTTGAACTTATTACTGGTCAGCCGCAATTCGATGTCATAATGTTAACTCCCCCAATTCTCGTTGAGCGAATGATTGAGCTCATCGATGATGAATTGCCGCCAAGATGGCGAGCCAAATGGCAAGCAATGCAAGGCACGCCAACACCACCGGATGATGGTATGAGCCTTCACAGTTGGTTGGAGGaggtttattttgataccgATAAGACGGCAGAGTTCACGAAAACTGATCTTAAGCGAGCGGCAGAGCTCATCGCACGTCTCATGAGGTTCGAGCCTTGATTACGAGCTTCACCCAGCGAGATTCTTGCTGAATCTTGGTTTTAATGAGGACCCCAGAGTCAGGCAGTATTTTATGGGATCGCATAAATAATAATCACTTGAACTATCTGACTCACGGTCCTGTGATGAATACAGCATGCGTTATAGTAGTTTCCTGTTTCTAGTCCTTTCTGCTGGTGCTCCAGGTTAAGTCTTCAGTGACAGTCGGATGATGCGGCACACTTAATCCCTGTCCGCCCAGGCCGCACCCGATATTTTTAGAACCTCGCCCAGAGTCACCCAAAAATAAGGTTGCAGCTCAAATAACGGATCAAAAGCTTGGCAGAATGCTTAAATCTGATTAAGAATCATCTACAAGATGGTTTCATCTGCAGTTCATGACGCTGATTCAGCTGGTCTAGGGGCAAGTGAACAGGATAATCACCCCTGTCAGACCTGACAACGAAGCACAAATGACGTCAGGGCGTGGTCTAGAGCTTTAGGTCCTGCATCAGAGCTGCACTGTACCTCAAATTGTCGTCGGGCCATTCTCCCTCGCAAACCCCGCAGAGCTTCACCTTcaactgcatcatcatcgttatTTATACGACATCTCGCTCTCATTCTTTCGAAatttttcttcctttctcccTTTCATTTCACCCGCCAAAATGGATAACATGGCTTCTCTTAAAGACACTCTTACCGCCTCTGGAGGCGCGGAATCTGCCGGTACCTACTCGCCTCAACTCCTCATGACGTCTCGAATTATCCCGCTTACTGTCTCCAGGATTCCTCAACGACATCGTCGCCCAGCTGTGGCCAAACATCAATGTCGCAGGCGGCAAGATTATTAAAGATGTCGTCGAGCCTATGCTTGACCAGATGCTGCCAGGTCCTCTCGCGAACCTCCGCTTCGTCAAGCTGGACTTTGGACCTACACCCATCAGATTCTCTAATGTTGACGTGCACAAGACCGAACTCGAGGGCATCAAACTTGATATGGACTTGGATTGGGATGGCAAGTGCGATTTCGAGCTTGACGCGTCAATGGTGCCCAAGATTGTAAGCTTCGTCATTGCTGGCCTCAATATTATGCGTTACTGATTTTTGGTGTTACAGGGCATCGAACATGTGAAGCTGAAGGGACGGCTCTCCATTTTACTTTGTCCTTTGACAAACGTTATTCCACTGGTATGAAGCTCCTACATCGATACAATTATCGGCACTGACATGATCCACAGATCGGAGCTGCTCAAGTGGCTTTTATTAACCCGCCCGAGCTATCCCTCGATTTCACCGACGCCGCCAACATCGCCGATTTCTCCCTCATCGACAAAACCGTCCGCAAggtcattctcaacatcatctcatccatggccgTCCTTCCCAACCGCTTCCTCGTCAAACTCGATTCCTCCAACGATTACTTCAAGACCTTCCAACCCCACCACGGTGTTCTTCGCCTCACCATTGATAACGCCACTGAGATTACTGGCGAAAAGAAGAGCGGCGCCAAGAGACTGctccagaagctcgtcaaggaTATCCCCGACTGCTACTGTGATGTCAACGTCGGTGCTGAGGGAGAGTGGCGAACTTCGACTATTAAGAATAAACACGACCCCCAGTGGAACGAGACTCACGACTTCCTTGTTACAGATTACGAGCAGCGTATTACCATCGATGTgaacgatgaagatcttggtggAGATGACGACATTGGTATTGCCACAACCACCGTCAAGCAACTTCTCTTGAACGGCGGTCGCCAAACCCTCACACTTTCTCACAAGGGCCAGCCCCTTGATACCAAGGTGACCATCCACGGCAAGTTCTTCAACTTTGTCGGTGAATCCAACAGCATCTCTGCCAGCAGCCAAAATGAGGGCGAGATCTGCGGTCTTGCCAccgtcctcatcgccagcgTTAATGGTCTAAACGGCCAACGCGACGAGCTCAAGCCCAGCGTGAAGGTAACCTGGGGCGACAAGGAATTTGTCACCCCCGTCAAGAGCTACAGCCCTGGAACGGATATCTTCAACCCATCTTTCGACACGGCGTTCCGATTCCCTATCACCGCGGAACAGCTTTCGAACCCGCACAGCTTCAAGCTTAGCTTGCAGAATGGTACCAGCGAGCAGGGATCAGTGGATATTCCTTTTGATAGTGTGACGGGC
Coding sequences within:
- a CDS encoding CMGC/SRPK protein kinase; translated protein: MIKPTSLRPISQRPVAWSITFTSYNPLYKRRRHQSQMAAQKYKCGVDAEPLHRYEAGGYHPLALDDVLEGGRYKILHKLGWGSYSTTWAAKDQRDDLYVALKVATSEAKESRELKVLQAVSSLPNNHPGWHYVNKMLDHFTLVGPNGSHDCLVLELVGPNVADIVDKHLKDSRLPSNAARLFSKQILQGLDFLSASNICHGDIHTRNLALTIPNLHSLSERDFIAKLGEPDTGLVLGPDDEPLPKNLPTQIVRPASFRHREVQRILAEPSIKIIDFGEAFLSDDAPSTLHSPLPVRAPEIVFGDKLDHRVDLWSTGCLIFELITGQPQFDVIMLTPPILVERMIELIDDELPPRWRAKWQAMQGTPTPPDDGMSLHSWLEEVYFDTDKTAEFTKTDLKRAAELIARLMRFEP